In Chanodichthys erythropterus isolate Z2021 chromosome 9, ASM2448905v1, whole genome shotgun sequence, a genomic segment contains:
- the asb6 gene encoding ankyrin repeat and SOCS box protein 6 isoform X2 produces the protein MPFLHGFRRIVYEYQPLVDAVMCVLGTEGGENQRRRDDEESISRALAELLDRESQSPVFTQGISYSLFRVADLGLVSAAKVLLRYGADLNFEDPVSYYNPLHIAVLRNKPDMVQMLITHGAEIDKRDRIHESSPLDLASEEADKLQCLRVLLDLGADVNAKDKNGKTALLHALASSDGLTVNNVDNIEMLLQRGADVNTTTHDGETPMSSLIFLVKEALDSSTEDAKEIGNFCTRVAHLLISHGADPSCCLNAADGEEWEHSLTYTILENFDLLFPLTALLLQHGASFVCSHHSASYWTGQQLIFTRLAEALREPLGAAEVADVLAKAEVLLDLARICSPVVPPLFPRSQLPVLDQVSTHQPLLELYSKLEDQESRPLPLRCLCRRLIRRCLQPWPFEEKVKALPLPDRLKELLLPENSWTDRPGWDSFKPRRSPR, from the exons ATGCCTTTCCTCCACGGCTTCAGGAGGATCGTGTACGAGTACCAGCCGCTGGTGGATGCTGTGATGTGCGTCCTGGGAACAGAAGGAGGAGAAAACCAGCGCAG GCGAGATGATGAAGAAAGCATCTCACGGGCTCTTGCTGAGCTTCTGGATAGAGAGTCCCAGTCTCCCGTCTTCACGCAGGGAATCAGTTACTCCCTGTTTCGAGTGGCTGATCTGGGGTTGGTCAGCGCAGCAAAGGTGCTCTTGCGTTACGGAGCTGATCTCAACTTTGAAG ACCCTGTGTCTTACTACAACCCCTTACACATCGCAGTGTTGAGGAACAAGCCAGACATGGTGCAGATGTTGATTACTCACGGAGCTGAAATCGACAAGAGGGACAGG ATTCATGAAAGCAGCCCTCTTGACCTGGCCAGCGAGGAGGCGGATAAGCTGCAGTGTTTGCGTGTGCTTCTGGACTTGGGTGCTGATGTGAATGCCAAAGACAAGAATG GGAAAACTGCTCTGCTTCATGCTCTGGCCAGCAGTGATGGACTCACGGTCAATAATGTGGACAATATAGAGATGCTTCTGCAAAGAG GTGCAGATGTGAACACCACCACTCATGACGGCGAGACCCCCATGTCCTCTCTGATCTTCCTGGTGAAGGAGGCTCTGGACAGCAGCACAGAGGATGCGAAGGAGATCGGGAATTTCTGTACCCGCGTGGCACATCTTCTGATCAGCCACGGTGCCGATCCCAGCTGCTGCCTGAACGCCGCCGACGGGGAAGAGTGGGAACATTCACTAACCTACACGATTCTGGAGAACTTCGACTTGCTATTTCCCCTGACCGCCCTTCTACTCCAGCACGGCGCTTCCTTCGTCTGCTCTCACCACAGCGCCTCCTACTGGACGGGTCAACAGTTGATATTCACGCGTCTCGCCGAAGCTCTCCGTGAGCCTTTAGGTGCCGCAGAGGTGGCTGATGTTTTAGCCAAAGCTGAAGTGCTGTTGGATCTGGCCAGGATCTGCTCTCCAGTCGTTCCTCCTCTCTTCCCCCGCTCACAACTGCCCGTTCTGGACCAGGTCTCTACCCATCAGCCCCTGCTTGAGCTCTACAGCAAACTAGAGGACCAAGAGAGCCGGCCGCTGCCACTGAGATGCCTTTGCAGGAGATTGATCCGCCGCTGTCTTCAGCCCTGGCCCTTTGAGGAGAAGGTGAAAGCCCTGCCACTGCCGGACAGACTGAaggagctgctgctcccggagAACAGCTGGACCGACAGACCCGGCTGGGACAGTTTCAAACCTCGACGTTCTCCACGCTGA
- the asb6 gene encoding ankyrin repeat and SOCS box protein 6 isoform X1 gives MWEELHPVLQWREEVVGQREQNMPFLHGFRRIVYEYQPLVDAVMCVLGTEGGENQRRRDDEESISRALAELLDRESQSPVFTQGISYSLFRVADLGLVSAAKVLLRYGADLNFEDPVSYYNPLHIAVLRNKPDMVQMLITHGAEIDKRDRIHESSPLDLASEEADKLQCLRVLLDLGADVNAKDKNGKTALLHALASSDGLTVNNVDNIEMLLQRGADVNTTTHDGETPMSSLIFLVKEALDSSTEDAKEIGNFCTRVAHLLISHGADPSCCLNAADGEEWEHSLTYTILENFDLLFPLTALLLQHGASFVCSHHSASYWTGQQLIFTRLAEALREPLGAAEVADVLAKAEVLLDLARICSPVVPPLFPRSQLPVLDQVSTHQPLLELYSKLEDQESRPLPLRCLCRRLIRRCLQPWPFEEKVKALPLPDRLKELLLPENSWTDRPGWDSFKPRRSPR, from the exons CGTGAAGAGGTCGTGGGACAAAGGGAACAGAATATGCCTTTCCTCCACGGCTTCAGGAGGATCGTGTACGAGTACCAGCCGCTGGTGGATGCTGTGATGTGCGTCCTGGGAACAGAAGGAGGAGAAAACCAGCGCAG GCGAGATGATGAAGAAAGCATCTCACGGGCTCTTGCTGAGCTTCTGGATAGAGAGTCCCAGTCTCCCGTCTTCACGCAGGGAATCAGTTACTCCCTGTTTCGAGTGGCTGATCTGGGGTTGGTCAGCGCAGCAAAGGTGCTCTTGCGTTACGGAGCTGATCTCAACTTTGAAG ACCCTGTGTCTTACTACAACCCCTTACACATCGCAGTGTTGAGGAACAAGCCAGACATGGTGCAGATGTTGATTACTCACGGAGCTGAAATCGACAAGAGGGACAGG ATTCATGAAAGCAGCCCTCTTGACCTGGCCAGCGAGGAGGCGGATAAGCTGCAGTGTTTGCGTGTGCTTCTGGACTTGGGTGCTGATGTGAATGCCAAAGACAAGAATG GGAAAACTGCTCTGCTTCATGCTCTGGCCAGCAGTGATGGACTCACGGTCAATAATGTGGACAATATAGAGATGCTTCTGCAAAGAG GTGCAGATGTGAACACCACCACTCATGACGGCGAGACCCCCATGTCCTCTCTGATCTTCCTGGTGAAGGAGGCTCTGGACAGCAGCACAGAGGATGCGAAGGAGATCGGGAATTTCTGTACCCGCGTGGCACATCTTCTGATCAGCCACGGTGCCGATCCCAGCTGCTGCCTGAACGCCGCCGACGGGGAAGAGTGGGAACATTCACTAACCTACACGATTCTGGAGAACTTCGACTTGCTATTTCCCCTGACCGCCCTTCTACTCCAGCACGGCGCTTCCTTCGTCTGCTCTCACCACAGCGCCTCCTACTGGACGGGTCAACAGTTGATATTCACGCGTCTCGCCGAAGCTCTCCGTGAGCCTTTAGGTGCCGCAGAGGTGGCTGATGTTTTAGCCAAAGCTGAAGTGCTGTTGGATCTGGCCAGGATCTGCTCTCCAGTCGTTCCTCCTCTCTTCCCCCGCTCACAACTGCCCGTTCTGGACCAGGTCTCTACCCATCAGCCCCTGCTTGAGCTCTACAGCAAACTAGAGGACCAAGAGAGCCGGCCGCTGCCACTGAGATGCCTTTGCAGGAGATTGATCCGCCGCTGTCTTCAGCCCTGGCCCTTTGAGGAGAAGGTGAAAGCCCTGCCACTGCCGGACAGACTGAaggagctgctgctcccggagAACAGCTGGACCGACAGACCCGGCTGGGACAGTTTCAAACCTCGACGTTCTCCACGCTGA